One stretch of Nocardia fluminea DNA includes these proteins:
- a CDS encoding serine aminopeptidase domain-containing protein, with translation MSRSSSRQPGETGSGRGMDAPIVLIAPAMAIGSRFYAPLVAAFTDLGWSARALPRRGFEKGAPRASRHNDWSYQDEIDTIAQAVAEARREHPTRPVVLLGHSLGAQLTAGHELNHPGADGMVTVGGSLPYHRHFPKFGLPVAIMASLVPVITAVFGYLPAPAFGAPGARTQMREWAGMVLTGRPPYPAPGTIDTPTLVIALEDDALAPRRGIEAFARRLFTPGRVTRWDYRSADVPAGASNDHIQWVRTPGAVVDRIATWWHEVSATAGPASVTAGTD, from the coding sequence GTGAGCAGGTCGAGCAGTCGGCAGCCGGGCGAGACCGGCTCCGGGCGGGGAATGGATGCGCCGATCGTCCTGATCGCCCCGGCCATGGCCATCGGTTCGCGCTTCTACGCCCCGCTCGTCGCGGCCTTCACCGACCTCGGCTGGAGTGCGCGGGCGTTGCCCCGGCGCGGCTTCGAAAAGGGTGCGCCACGGGCATCGCGGCACAACGACTGGTCCTACCAGGACGAGATCGACACCATCGCCCAGGCAGTGGCCGAGGCCCGCCGCGAGCACCCCACCCGGCCGGTCGTTCTCCTCGGGCACAGCCTCGGCGCCCAGCTGACCGCGGGCCACGAGCTCAACCATCCCGGCGCCGATGGCATGGTGACCGTCGGCGGTAGCCTGCCCTACCACCGGCATTTTCCGAAGTTCGGGCTGCCCGTGGCGATCATGGCTTCACTCGTGCCGGTCATCACGGCTGTGTTCGGCTATCTACCCGCGCCGGCTTTCGGCGCACCCGGGGCGCGCACGCAGATGCGTGAGTGGGCGGGCATGGTCCTGACCGGACGCCCGCCATACCCCGCCCCGGGCACTATCGATACGCCGACACTGGTCATCGCCCTCGAAGACGACGCACTGGCACCGAGACGCGGTATCGAGGCGTTCGCGCGTCGCCTGTTCACCCCCGGTCGCGTGACTCGATGGGACTACCGCAGCGCCGACGTGCCGGCGGGTGCGTCGAACGACCATATCCAGTGGGTGCGGACCCCGGGGGCGGTGGTCGACCGGATCGCCACGTGGTGGCACGAGGTGTCGGCGACAGCGGGTCCTGCGAGCGTCACCGCCGGGACCGATTGA